A stretch of Bacteroidota bacterium DNA encodes these proteins:
- a CDS encoding response regulator transcription factor — protein MNAIIIEDEHLIAKELQYKIKEVADDIKILEVLPSLKTSKRWLMNNAEPDLIFMDIQLSDGISFELFDTYKISCPVIFTTAYDEYAVRAFKVNGVDYLLKPIDETELTKAIEKCRAIVASKNSYPVDFAKAKSDFISPESATQFKEKFIVSRNKQWVPVNTSDIAFFNRDAMNYLYTFSGEYYPLDFATLDEAEEILDPKLFYRANRQFIVHINSINTVKPMENQKLTIKLKEPNHKFEIDISRERAPAFKKWLNR, from the coding sequence ATGAATGCAATAATAATTGAAGACGAACATTTGATTGCCAAAGAACTTCAATACAAAATAAAAGAAGTGGCAGATGACATTAAGATATTGGAAGTACTGCCAAGCCTAAAAACTTCTAAGCGCTGGCTGATGAACAACGCAGAACCTGACCTGATATTTATGGACATACAGCTAAGTGATGGTATCAGCTTCGAATTGTTTGATACGTATAAAATTAGTTGTCCTGTCATATTTACCACAGCGTACGATGAGTATGCAGTGCGTGCCTTTAAGGTAAATGGTGTAGATTATTTATTGAAACCAATAGACGAAACAGAACTGACAAAGGCCATAGAAAAGTGTCGAGCTATAGTTGCAAGCAAAAATTCTTACCCTGTAGATTTTGCTAAAGCAAAATCAGACTTTATCAGTCCTGAAAGTGCAACGCAGTTCAAAGAAAAATTTATTGTTAGCCGCAACAAGCAGTGGGTACCTGTCAATACAAGTGATATAGCCTTCTTTAACCGCGATGCCATGAATTATCTATATACCTTTTCGGGAGAATACTACCCGCTGGACTTTGCAACACTTGATGAAGCTGAAGAGATACTTGACCCAAAATTATTTTACCGTGCCAACAGGCAATTTATCGTTCACATTAATTCCATCAACACGGTGAAGCCAATGGAAAATCAAAAGCTCACTATAAAACTAAAAGAGCCAAACCATAAATTTGAAATTGATATAAGCCGCGAGCGCGCTCCTGCATTTAAAAAATGGCTCAACAGATAA
- a CDS encoding DUF4386 domain-containing protein gives MITDKNLARIAGFCYLVVIATGLFSEVFVRQALRMSNDAMATAHNIKTNEMLFRWGIVADLINFIVGIPAILIIFHFFKKSNKIILQIALALVIIQTAIIAVNLLNQITPLLLLGNETYLNTFQPNQLATLSLLSLNIQAQGYGIGLVFFGFYCILIGYVIFRTNAIPKLIGIAYAMAGLCYLINSFTMFLSKGFANPLFIYLAIPIFIGELCLCLWLLIKGIDTTKL, from the coding sequence ATGATTACAGATAAAAATTTAGCCCGAATTGCAGGTTTTTGCTACTTAGTAGTGATTGCGACAGGTTTGTTTTCGGAAGTTTTTGTAAGGCAAGCATTAAGAATGTCAAATGATGCAATGGCAACTGCCCACAATATTAAAACTAATGAAATGCTATTTCGTTGGGGTATTGTGGCTGACCTTATCAATTTTATAGTTGGTATACCGGCTATATTGATAATTTTTCACTTTTTCAAAAAGTCAAATAAGATTATATTGCAAATTGCTTTAGCATTAGTTATTATTCAAACGGCAATTATTGCAGTCAATCTATTAAATCAAATTACACCATTGTTACTATTAGGTAATGAGACTTACTTAAATACTTTTCAACCAAACCAACTAGCAACACTTTCTCTTTTGTCCTTAAATATTCAAGCACAAGGTTATGGAATTGGTTTAGTATTCTTTGGATTTTATTGTATTTTAATTGGATATGTAATTTTTAGAACTAATGCGATACCTAAACTTATTGGAATCGCTTATGCAATGGCAGGACTATGCTACTTGATAAATAGTTTTACAATGTTTCTCTCAAAAGGATTTGCGAATCCTCTGTTCATTTACCTTGCAATTCCAATTTTCATAGGTGAACTATGTCTTTGTTTGTGGTTACTCATAAAAGGCATTGACACGACAAAATTATGA
- a CDS encoding hemoglobin, protein MLSEHQIQLIKHSWRHLRNVDPVIIGNVFYAKLFIDAPEVKRMFGNSQEEQSKKLIDMLSLLVARLDNITLLTDDIKQLGQRHVDYGVKDKHYDYVGAALIWTLKLALKNEWNIELENAWIDCYNLIANAMRS, encoded by the coding sequence ATGCTAAGCGAACACCAGATACAATTAATAAAGCACAGTTGGCGACACTTGCGCAACGTAGACCCTGTCATTATTGGCAATGTATTTTATGCCAAACTTTTTATAGATGCCCCGGAGGTGAAACGAATGTTTGGAAATTCGCAAGAAGAGCAATCGAAAAAATTAATTGACATGCTAAGTTTATTGGTAGCACGATTAGACAATATTACATTACTCACTGATGATATAAAGCAATTAGGCCAACGCCATGTTGACTATGGAGTAAAAGATAAGCATTATGATTATGTAGGCGCTGCCTTGATATGGACACTGAAACTAGCGCTTAAAAATGAATGGAATATTGAGCTTGAAAATGCATGGATTGATTGCTATAACCTAATAGCCAATGCTATGAGAAGTTAA
- a CDS encoding histidine kinase translates to MVRRCYLTACFVVLTLCLYAQHVTYIPQSLPPCFDTYFPKGSIKAMVQTDDGFLWLGTSIGLIRYDGYEFLMSNGPDSLWKENESVGVSAMCKDNKGNIWLGYLDAVGCYNTRTNIYKRYPFDKSIMSGVSNVYGIYAENDDVWFGCSGNGMVQLHVPTGKMCRYNIATKERFPYMSEIRIDKCNYVHEIKKRDKNNLWLASSEGLMSFNIQTHEITLMQPKPDPKNVDEYNVIALLPIGSKVWVGGWQSGVQCYDTLTKTWERFLLSKEANAEFIETVGALLPKGDHELWVGTGGYGLCTFNTITKEFNFLNADSMCTGMSKLFVSELLFNDAQQNLYVGFLNDFRFFKRNISMFEQYPLTSYSNRNSGSSEAACFYESDDHKYLLVGEMFAEGLECYNQINGDKRIVYYQKNGKGIKIDWADEFVKRDKDNVLLFCNEGVLNYNFNTGQLTQKVVYDTLTKLYMNYSVALFHSTDDGYLWMSSSKLGLVRYCFKDGNVKIFGHDDGDTTSLASHSINRSCPDSKGNVWFAYRNINSLGYLDAQTDKHIYFNNKGIEDKLENSAVTSMLSRYKNHILVSTYSGLIIFDTSKKKPVVKKIINKARGFTTSFIANAYQQNDSIIWIITDKGLYAYNILTDAFDIVTEDDGVKGLLLNVRQSNHHEIFICVSKSFYKVNQAYSISTQSPLASIITSFSINDKKINHALEIENNQQIYVTANYDYFTVSFASLDYRFSKDLKYSYMLEGLHKNWIDAGEKRYASFSGLNGGKYILKIKSTVNNGYSYSQITETPIYIETKYYKTLWFRTLIASLVCTLLLAIYRYRTKQKKEMDALTNRAQLLEKEKSVVQYENLVQQLNPHFLFNSLTSLSSLITIDPKTARQFVDQMSKIYRYLLKSSEHETVLLKEELVFAKNYVALQQTRFDKGFIVNFNVSEQISEKKIVPVTLQNLIENAIKHNIIDEEVPLIIDITNDADYIIIENNKQLKNVVESSNKRGLQQMQSLYKYMTDKPIVILSTDQKFIIKIPLL, encoded by the coding sequence ATGGTCAGAAGATGCTATTTAACGGCTTGCTTTGTAGTGCTTACTCTTTGTTTGTATGCTCAGCATGTTACTTACATACCGCAGAGTTTACCACCTTGCTTCGATACTTATTTCCCCAAAGGCTCCATTAAAGCCATGGTGCAAACAGATGATGGTTTTTTATGGCTGGGTACAAGCATTGGCCTGATAAGGTATGACGGATACGAATTTCTCATGTCAAATGGCCCCGATTCGCTGTGGAAAGAAAATGAAAGTGTAGGGGTTTCTGCCATGTGCAAAGACAATAAGGGGAATATTTGGTTGGGATATCTGGATGCTGTTGGTTGTTATAATACCAGAACCAACATCTATAAAAGATATCCATTCGATAAAAGCATAATGTCAGGAGTATCAAACGTGTATGGCATTTATGCAGAGAATGATGATGTGTGGTTTGGCTGCAGTGGTAATGGAATGGTGCAACTACATGTTCCTACAGGCAAGATGTGCCGTTATAACATTGCTACAAAAGAGCGCTTTCCTTACATGAGTGAAATACGCATAGACAAATGCAACTATGTTCATGAAATAAAAAAACGCGACAAGAATAATTTATGGCTTGCCAGTTCAGAAGGATTAATGTCATTCAATATTCAGACGCATGAAATTACCCTTATGCAGCCCAAGCCTGACCCAAAAAATGTGGATGAATACAATGTGATTGCACTTTTGCCTATAGGCAGTAAAGTGTGGGTGGGCGGTTGGCAAAGCGGAGTGCAATGTTATGATACGCTAACAAAAACATGGGAGCGCTTTCTATTAAGCAAAGAGGCAAATGCAGAATTCATCGAAACTGTAGGTGCTTTGTTACCTAAAGGTGACCACGAACTTTGGGTTGGGACAGGCGGCTATGGCTTGTGTACATTTAATACCATAACTAAGGAATTTAATTTTCTGAATGCCGACTCGATGTGCACCGGAATGTCCAAACTCTTTGTTTCGGAATTGCTCTTCAATGATGCACAACAAAACTTATATGTTGGCTTTTTAAATGATTTCCGCTTTTTCAAAAGAAACATTTCCATGTTTGAACAATACCCACTTACATCCTATTCAAATAGAAATTCCGGAAGCAGTGAGGCTGCTTGTTTTTACGAAAGTGATGACCATAAATACTTGTTGGTAGGCGAAATGTTTGCCGAAGGGCTGGAATGTTACAACCAAATTAATGGTGACAAGCGAATTGTGTATTATCAAAAAAACGGGAAAGGCATCAAAATAGATTGGGCCGATGAATTTGTAAAACGCGATAAGGATAATGTATTGCTTTTTTGCAACGAGGGTGTTCTCAATTACAATTTCAATACGGGACAACTTACACAAAAAGTAGTGTACGATACCTTAACAAAACTATACATGAATTATTCTGTTGCACTGTTTCACAGTACAGATGATGGGTATCTGTGGATGTCGAGCTCCAAACTTGGCTTGGTGCGATATTGCTTTAAAGACGGTAATGTCAAGATATTTGGGCATGATGATGGGGATACTACTAGTCTTGCTTCGCATAGTATAAATCGCAGTTGCCCCGATAGTAAAGGCAATGTATGGTTTGCTTATCGAAATATAAATTCACTTGGTTATCTTGATGCCCAAACGGACAAACATATTTACTTTAATAATAAAGGAATAGAAGACAAATTAGAAAACAGTGCAGTAACTTCCATGCTAAGCAGGTACAAAAACCATATTCTTGTAAGCACATATTCGGGCTTAATAATTTTTGATACATCGAAGAAAAAACCAGTCGTAAAAAAAATAATAAACAAAGCCAGGGGTTTTACTACTAGCTTCATAGCAAATGCCTATCAGCAAAACGATAGTATAATTTGGATTATTACAGATAAAGGTTTGTATGCATACAACATTCTTACAGATGCTTTCGATATAGTTACTGAAGACGATGGCGTTAAAGGTTTGTTGCTAAATGTGCGTCAAAGCAATCATCATGAAATTTTTATATGCGTGAGCAAATCTTTTTATAAAGTAAACCAGGCTTACAGTATATCAACACAAAGTCCACTGGCTAGTATTATCACCTCATTCAGCATTAATGATAAAAAAATAAATCATGCTTTAGAAATTGAAAATAATCAACAAATATATGTAACAGCAAATTACGATTACTTCACTGTATCGTTTGCAAGCCTTGATTATCGGTTTAGCAAAGACCTTAAGTATAGCTACATGCTGGAAGGGCTTCATAAAAACTGGATAGATGCCGGAGAAAAACGATATGCAAGTTTTAGTGGATTGAATGGCGGCAAATATATTCTTAAAATAAAATCTACGGTAAATAATGGTTACAGTTATAGCCAAATTACCGAGACACCTATTTATATCGAAACTAAGTACTATAAAACCCTTTGGTTTCGAACATTGATAGCGAGTTTAGTTTGTACATTGCTACTTGCCATCTATCGCTATCGTACCAAACAAAAGAAAGAAATGGATGCGCTAACAAATCGTGCGCAACTTTTAGAAAAAGAAAAATCAGTAGTACAATACGAAAACCTTGTGCAACAATTGAATCCGCATTTTCTTTTTAATTCGCTAACCTCGCTCAGTAGCTTAATAACCATTGACCCAAAAACTGCGCGGCAGTTCGTAGACCAGATGAGTAAAATATACCGCTACCTACTTAAGAGTAGCGAACATGAAACGGTGCTGCTGAAGGAAGAACTTGTATTTGCAAAAAATTATGTTGCACTGCAACAAACACGATTTGATAAAGGTTTTATTGTAAACTTTAATGTGAGTGAACAAATTTCAGAAAAAAAGATAGTTCCCGTAACGCTACAAAATTTAATAGAGAATGCCATTAAGCACAATATAATTGATGAAGAAGTGCCGCTTATTATTGATATTACGAATGACGCTGATTACATAATAATAGAAAACAACAAGCAATTAAAAAATGTAGTGGAAAGCAGCAACAAAAGAGGTTTGCAACAAATGCAATCGCTGTATAAATACATGACAGATAAACCCATTGTAATACTTAGCACTGACCAAAAATTTATAATAAAAATACCTTTACTATGA
- a CDS encoding T9SS type A sorting domain-containing protein, which yields MEQLNINRYENDCCEWNTHQASKMKKFFLVVLLFTTIINISFLLKAKAQMVTCNNALISSTSAITINGDVLLNTNAGINNNGTIDLKGEWENNSGNNCFGLSHGLVKLTGTNQMIGGTSPTLFNSLLLQGTGTVKLNQHALCGGGYLNPAGVFNLGNQLLDLNSHTLTVTNPDGNALTTSTGFILSEKTDNSSKVTWQINNTIGAHVVLFGNNLGEYIPLTFNLTNGNAADVTFSTYATNPANQPLPTSPDSVTNINNSAAVDNSANMVDRFWHIEKSGINCNANITFTYGNSEVPANGNFSIVAQNWNPILKTWNPPLLIQSNPTITSVLITNMQAFGTYALTKLNNPLPIALLRYDTKPIGNIVRNSWITSSETENDYFTIERSSDAQHFMAIGRLEGAGTSYTSKQYIFDDLNPLAGTNYYRLKQTDINGTYTYSDVRKVYFEIASSFQIEVFPNPTTDFVTVSSNMKGTNDIALYDGNGRILKVMNTTTTISKIDMSNLPSGNYYLQIKNEDNIQSAKITKL from the coding sequence ATGGAGCAATTAAATATAAACCGTTATGAAAACGACTGTTGTGAATGGAACACACATCAAGCAAGTAAAATGAAAAAGTTTTTTCTTGTAGTTCTGCTGTTTACTACTATCATCAATATTTCATTTTTACTAAAAGCAAAAGCACAAATGGTAACGTGCAACAATGCTCTTATATCTAGCACGAGTGCAATAACTATAAATGGCGATGTGTTGCTAAATACCAATGCAGGCATAAATAACAATGGCACCATAGACCTGAAAGGCGAATGGGAAAATAACAGCGGCAACAATTGCTTTGGCTTAAGCCATGGCCTTGTAAAACTTACCGGCACCAATCAAATGATTGGCGGCACTTCTCCTACCCTTTTCAATAGCTTACTATTACAAGGCACAGGAACTGTAAAACTAAATCAACATGCACTATGCGGGGGTGGATATTTAAATCCGGCAGGAGTTTTCAATCTTGGCAATCAATTACTCGACTTAAACTCGCATACACTTACCGTTACAAACCCAGATGGCAATGCTCTAACAACAAGTACTGGATTTATATTGAGCGAAAAAACAGACAACTCATCCAAAGTGACCTGGCAAATAAACAATACGATTGGAGCACACGTTGTTCTTTTTGGAAATAATTTGGGAGAGTATATTCCTCTTACATTCAATCTTACAAATGGCAATGCAGCCGATGTTACTTTTAGCACCTATGCTACAAACCCAGCCAATCAACCATTACCCACCTCACCAGATTCGGTTACAAACATTAATAATTCTGCTGCTGTTGACAATAGCGCAAATATGGTTGACAGATTTTGGCATATTGAAAAATCAGGTATCAATTGTAATGCTAATATCACTTTTACATATGGCAATAGTGAAGTACCTGCCAATGGTAATTTTAGTATAGTTGCTCAAAATTGGAATCCTATTTTAAAAACATGGAACCCACCGCTGTTAATCCAATCTAATCCGACAATAACTTCGGTGCTTATAACCAATATGCAAGCCTTTGGCACCTATGCACTAACCAAACTAAATAATCCATTGCCAATTGCATTGCTCCGCTACGATACCAAACCCATAGGTAATATAGTACGTAATAGCTGGATTACATCATCAGAAACTGAGAACGATTATTTTACAATTGAGCGAAGCAGCGATGCTCAACATTTCATGGCTATTGGTCGCCTTGAAGGTGCGGGCACCAGCTATACAAGTAAACAATATATTTTTGATGACCTAAATCCGTTGGCTGGCACAAACTACTATAGACTAAAACAAACCGATATAAACGGAACGTATACTTATAGCGATGTTAGAAAAGTATATTTTGAAATTGCTTCTTCTTTTCAAATAGAAGTCTTTCCAAATCCCACGACTGATTTTGTAACTGTATCTTCAAACATGAAAGGAACAAATGATATTGCCTTATACGATGGAAATGGACGCATTCTAAAGGTAATGAATACAACCACTACGATATCAAAAATAGATATGAGCAACTTACCTTCCGGCAACTATTATTTACAAATTAAGAATGAAGATAATATCCAAAGTGCTAAAATCACAAAGCTATAA
- a CDS encoding alkaline phosphatase family protein codes for MKFKISALLAICLMLTLQAFNQVKQEKANLQKRPKLTIGIVVDQMRVDYLYRYWNHYGNAGFKRMVNEGLFCSNVHYDYVPTFTGPGHASIYTGATPSLNGIVGNNWYMRSNYDTVYCVEDTSVTAVGSTSTSGRISPRNMLTSTITDEVRFATNYQSRVISISLKDRGAALPGGHSANGAYWYDNATGNFITSTYYMTKLPQWMEEFNAKKLSEKYFQTPWTTLLPLEKYQESTADSTVYEGLFPTYTSPVFPYNFNKMGKTGYGLLRSSPWGNSLITQAAMAGIQGENLGSVNGDFLCLSYSSPDYIGHQFGTNAIETEDIYLRLDLELASLLKYLDTKVGKDNYLLFLTADHAAIPNPQYLIDHKINAGWLDDSLIFASLKNEMKKKYLVDGLLLSFYNDQLFINKPLLTEMGINHEKFENECAQFFMQFDGVHHCLTSTSLLRNEYTLGIDAKVQKGYYPKRCGDVVIVPEPGLIEYSGHTGTTHGSGYTYDTHVPLLWFGYGIKPGEDATEHNITDIAPTLSVLLRAAFPNAASGKVITRVTGK; via the coding sequence ATGAAATTTAAAATCAGTGCCTTATTGGCCATTTGCCTGATGCTTACTTTGCAAGCATTTAATCAGGTTAAGCAAGAAAAAGCAAATCTTCAAAAACGACCTAAGCTTACCATTGGTATTGTGGTTGACCAAATGCGTGTAGATTACCTATACCGATATTGGAATCATTACGGTAATGCAGGGTTTAAGCGAATGGTAAATGAAGGTTTATTTTGCAGTAATGTACATTACGACTATGTGCCTACCTTTACAGGCCCGGGACATGCAAGCATATACACAGGAGCTACCCCATCCTTAAATGGCATCGTAGGTAACAATTGGTATATGCGATCTAATTACGATACCGTTTATTGTGTAGAAGATACATCAGTTACTGCCGTTGGGAGCACATCGACAAGCGGCAGAATATCTCCACGAAACATGCTAACAAGCACCATTACAGATGAGGTGCGTTTTGCAACAAATTATCAATCGCGTGTAATTTCAATATCACTTAAAGACAGAGGAGCCGCGCTGCCCGGAGGACATTCGGCCAATGGGGCTTATTGGTATGATAATGCTACAGGTAATTTTATTACAAGTACCTATTATATGACCAAACTGCCGCAATGGATGGAGGAATTTAATGCAAAAAAACTTTCAGAAAAATACTTTCAAACTCCATGGACCACTTTGTTGCCTTTAGAAAAGTATCAGGAATCAACGGCAGACAGCACTGTTTACGAAGGACTATTTCCAACATATACCAGCCCTGTGTTTCCTTACAACTTTAACAAAATGGGCAAAACAGGCTATGGTTTATTAAGAAGTAGCCCATGGGGTAATTCACTAATTACACAAGCGGCTATGGCAGGTATACAAGGAGAAAATCTGGGAAGTGTAAACGGAGACTTTTTATGCTTGAGCTATTCTTCGCCTGATTACATCGGTCATCAATTTGGCACCAATGCTATTGAGACCGAAGATATATACTTGCGCCTGGACTTAGAATTAGCTTCGCTGCTTAAATACCTTGATACTAAAGTTGGCAAGGATAATTATCTTTTGTTTTTAACTGCTGATCATGCAGCAATTCCTAATCCACAATACTTAATCGATCATAAGATTAATGCCGGTTGGCTTGATGACTCCTTGATTTTTGCTTCACTAAAAAATGAAATGAAGAAAAAATATTTGGTAGATGGACTATTGCTTTCATTTTATAACGATCAACTATTTATTAATAAACCATTGCTAACAGAAATGGGGATAAATCATGAAAAATTTGAAAATGAGTGCGCACAATTCTTCATGCAGTTTGATGGGGTGCACCATTGTTTAACATCAACCTCTTTGCTTAGAAATGAGTATACCCTTGGCATAGATGCCAAGGTGCAAAAGGGATATTACCCAAAGCGTTGTGGCGATGTTGTGATTGTGCCTGAGCCGGGATTAATAGAATACTCTGGGCATACGGGCACTACGCATGGTAGCGGATATACGTATGATACCCATGTACCACTGCTTTGGTTTGGTTATGGAATTAAACCGGGCGAGGACGCCACGGAACATAATATAACAGATATTGCTCCTACCCTTTCGGTTTTATTGCGTGCCGCATTTCCTAATGCTGCCAGTGGCAAAGTAATAACCCGTGTGACCGGAAAATAA
- a CDS encoding MFS transporter, whose translation MKYITRSVWILSVVSLLTDTASEMLYPIMPIYLKTIGFSIVLIGMLEGVAEATAGLSKGYFGKLSDTSGRRVPFVQLGYAFSAISKPMMAIFTFPIWIFFARTIDRFGKGIRTGARDAILSDEATPATKGKVFGFHRSMDTLGAVIGPSLALLYLYIYPKDYKTLFFIAFIPGLLAVLSSFYLKDKKVNVDRPKVKTPIFSFLNYWKASPTEYRKVVIGLLLFTLFNSSDVFLLLQTKQAGLDDTMVIGVYIFYNLIYALFAFPVGILADYLGLKAIFIIGLSLFALVYFGMSINTNIYYFFGLFFLYGIYASSTEGISKAWISNITDKKDTATAIGTFSGLQSICTMLASSLTGLIWFQFGATIAFITTATVTLFVIAYFLTFPKPTNIANGTNKL comes from the coding sequence TTGAAATATATAACACGATCAGTTTGGATTTTATCAGTAGTTAGTTTGCTGACAGACACGGCAAGCGAAATGCTGTACCCAATAATGCCGATTTACTTAAAGACAATTGGATTTTCAATTGTTCTTATTGGAATGCTTGAGGGCGTTGCTGAAGCAACCGCTGGGCTTAGCAAAGGTTATTTCGGAAAGCTTTCTGACACATCAGGCAGACGAGTTCCGTTTGTGCAACTTGGTTATGCATTTAGTGCAATTTCAAAACCAATGATGGCAATTTTTACGTTTCCAATTTGGATATTTTTTGCACGTACAATTGACCGTTTTGGTAAAGGCATTCGGACAGGTGCAAGAGATGCGATACTTTCTGATGAAGCAACTCCAGCAACAAAAGGAAAAGTTTTTGGTTTTCATCGGTCAATGGACACACTAGGCGCTGTCATTGGTCCTTCTTTGGCTTTGCTCTATTTGTATATTTATCCTAAAGACTACAAAACACTTTTTTTCATTGCATTTATCCCTGGATTATTAGCAGTTCTATCCTCATTTTATCTAAAAGACAAGAAAGTAAATGTGGATAGACCAAAAGTAAAAACGCCAATTTTTTCATTCTTAAACTACTGGAAGGCAAGCCCAACAGAATATAGAAAAGTTGTAATCGGACTTCTACTATTTACCCTGTTTAACAGTTCAGACGTCTTTCTTTTGCTTCAAACAAAACAAGCAGGACTTGACGACACAATGGTAATTGGGGTTTATATTTTTTACAATCTTATTTATGCTCTGTTCGCTTTTCCTGTGGGCATTCTTGCTGACTACTTGGGACTTAAAGCAATATTCATCATCGGACTTTCCTTATTTGCGTTAGTATATTTTGGTATGTCCATAAATACAAACATTTATTACTTTTTCGGACTGTTTTTTCTTTACGGTATTTATGCTTCATCGACAGAGGGAATTTCAAAAGCATGGATTTCAAACATTACAGACAAAAAAGACACAGCAACAGCAATCGGAACTTTTTCGGGACTCCAAAGTATTTGCACCATGTTGGCTAGTTCATTGACCGGTTTAATTTGGTTTCAATTTGGTGCGACCATAGCATTTATTACAACAGCGACAGTAACTTTGTTTGTAATTGCCTACTTCCTCACATTTCCAAAGCCTACAAATATTGCTAATGGCACAAACAAACTCTAA
- a CDS encoding glycosyltransferase family 4 protein, with amino-acid sequence MQQFSYKEISTAFSAKKFFKKRSFEILTASSRHIPMREILELYLYISGSRDFGWIDYNGNYIAAHSFFKNLKNLFEDLVLWYPAIKRIKQQLTNLENTVPVKKLPLLTDAKFLYLRTDHWFNLRSGGSVGHVSGVVNEMRANQWLSQIISTDTLFEVDCTSLFTKVSPDYSSYTSIPELATIIYNEQLIKFLSSTTIDSSVIYQRYSQFNYSGVWLKHHLKMPLVLEFNGSEVWAMKNWGSGKMIHSILLERIERLNLQHADLIVVVSENLKNDLVASGVEAAKILVTPNGVSLTKFNTQLKSAVVRERYQLQEKFIFGFIGTFGEWHGVVELAKAIVSLFTAHTELRDKIRFLLIGNGNLLPLVKKIIADATCTPYVTYTGAVPQNTSPEHLAACDVLVSPHIQNTDGTKFFGSPTKLFEYMALGKPIIASDLEQIGVILKHNYSALLVPPGDIEALANSFYEMYINFETYKQLGKNAYTTVAENYTWAHHVRKIAKACSVS; translated from the coding sequence ATGCAACAATTTAGTTACAAGGAAATCTCAACTGCCTTTTCAGCAAAGAAATTTTTTAAAAAACGTTCTTTCGAAATTCTTACTGCAAGCAGCCGGCATATACCCATGCGCGAGATTCTTGAATTGTACTTATACATTAGTGGCAGTCGCGATTTTGGTTGGATTGATTATAACGGTAACTATATAGCTGCCCATTCGTTTTTCAAAAATCTTAAAAACCTGTTCGAAGATTTAGTTTTATGGTATCCTGCAATTAAAAGAATCAAGCAGCAACTGACTAATCTTGAAAATACAGTGCCGGTCAAAAAACTTCCGCTGTTAACCGATGCTAAGTTTCTGTATTTACGAACCGATCATTGGTTTAATTTACGCAGCGGTGGCTCGGTAGGTCATGTTAGCGGTGTGGTAAATGAAATGAGAGCAAATCAATGGCTTTCGCAAATTATAAGTACCGATACTTTATTTGAAGTAGATTGCACTTCTCTTTTTACCAAAGTTAGCCCCGATTACAGTTCATATACTTCAATACCTGAACTTGCCACCATCATTTATAATGAGCAGCTAATAAAATTTTTAAGCTCGACAACTATAGACAGTTCCGTTATTTATCAGCGCTATAGTCAGTTTAACTATAGCGGTGTATGGTTAAAACATCATTTAAAAATGCCGTTGGTTTTAGAATTTAATGGGAGCGAAGTTTGGGCGATGAAAAATTGGGGAAGCGGTAAAATGATTCACTCCATATTGCTGGAGCGCATAGAAAGATTGAATTTACAACATGCCGATTTGATTGTGGTTGTATCTGAAAATCTTAAAAATGATTTAGTAGCATCCGGAGTTGAAGCAGCCAAAATACTTGTAACTCCAAACGGAGTTTCGCTAACAAAATTCAACACTCAACTTAAGAGTGCAGTTGTGCGCGAACGCTATCAATTGCAGGAGAAATTTATTTTTGGTTTTATTGGCACGTTTGGCGAATGGCATGGCGTGGTTGAATTAGCCAAAGCAATTGTTTCGCTTTTTACTGCACATACCGAATTACGCGACAAAATAAGATTTCTGCTTATTGGCAATGGTAACTTGTTGCCATTGGTTAAGAAAATAATAGCAGATGCAACGTGTACACCCTATGTTACTTATACTGGCGCAGTACCACAGAATACAAGCCCTGAGCACCTTGCCGCATGCGATGTATTGGTATCTCCCCACATTCAAAACACGGATGGGACAAAGTTTTTTGGAAGCCCCACAAAATTATTCGAGTACATGGCATTGGGCAAACCCATTATTGCAAGCGACCTTGAACAAATTGGTGTTATATTAAAACATAATTATAGTGCTTTATTGGTGCCTCCAGGAGATATAGAGGCCTTGGCCAATTCCTTTTATGAGATGTATATCAATTTTGAAACCTACAAACAACTTGGAAAAAATGCGTACACCACTGTTGCCGAAAACTACACGTGGGCGCATCATGTAAGAAAAATTGCCAAGGCTTGTAGCGTTTCTTAG